A genomic stretch from Verrucomicrobiia bacterium includes:
- the rpoC gene encoding DNA-directed RNA polymerase subunit beta', with product MIAAKPGTTLPSVAQATAAARAALGLEKADTFDQVSIGVASPDTIRSWSHGEVKNPETINYRTFKPEKGGLFCERIFGPVRDWECNCGKYKRIKHRGVICDRCGVEVTLARVRRERMGHIELAVPVSHIWFFKCMPSRMGLMLDMTARDLERVLYYEDYMVVDPGKTPLKDKQLLTEMEYREAREQYADGFAAKMGAEAVKESLAKIDLRKLAHELEHQLDATKSKQIRKKIAKRLKLTKGFLNSKMRPEWMILEVLPVIPPDLRPLVPLEGGRFATSDLNDLYRRVINRNNRLKNLLQLRTPDVIIRNEKRMLQEAVDALLDNGRHGRPVTGAGSRSLKSLADMLKGKQGRFRQNLLGKRVDYSGRSVIVIGPELKLNQCGLPKKMALVLFEPFIIRRLREMGLVHTIRSAKKLIERQSPEVWDILEEVSKGHPVLLNRAPTLHRLSIQAFEPQLIEGDAIRIHPLVCTAYNADFDGDQMAVHVPLSVEAQMEARLLMLAPNNIFSPSSGKPITTPTQDIALGVYYLTHGGKKDRGGDAKRQKLFSDAQEVFFCHDERDVKIHEHIRLKNPDYGRQTVYGDAVSKVIETTVGRVLFNEIWPPELGFINRSTNKSSLGEIIWQCYRTAGHPKTVEVLDKLKALGFEHATLAGVSIGIEDMIVPKEKTVVIEDALKDVADVEKQYRRGIITDGERYNKIIDIWTHATDKISNIMYAAMEHNEGRAELNPVFMMVDSKARGSRQQIRQLAGMRGLMAKPSGEIIERPILSNFREGLSVLEYFISTHGARKGLADTALKTADSGYLTRKLVDVAQDVIVLEEDCGTVNGIWVKPIFEGEDEVVRLSERIIGRIAAEDISDPISKKKIVKANTEIDEAAAEAINKLGIERIKIRSVLTCESRRGVCGMCYGRNLATSKMVKLGQAIGIIAAQSIGEPGTQLTMRTFHIGGTASQVFKQPQIKAKNDGVLHYQEVRAVQRAEGNWVVLNKNGQVVVSNDEGRELERYSVVVGAEIAAADGGRVKKGDVFVQWDPYNVPVLSEVAGTVKFHDLIEGITVKRELDEATGLMGTVVIEHKEDLHPQVNLVNAADEVVAFYAIPAGAHIVVEEGSRMEPGALVAKTPRKVFKTKDITGGLPRVAELFEARRPKDAAEIAKIDGVVDFAGTVRGKRRIIVKDPKTGAEEEHLIPHSKHIIVFRGDTVKKGQQLTEGPVVPHEILEVCGPQDLQEYLVNDVQEVYRLQGVEINDKHIEIIVRQMLRKVRIVDPGDTRFLWGDQIDKVTFEEENKRVAEAGGKPAEAQPVLLGITKASLETESFISAASFQDTTRVLTEAATLGRVDHLRGFKENVIMGHLIPAGTGFGALRGVKLVPLAEPVEQPREEKLEPQPEEAVI from the coding sequence ATGATCGCAGCAAAGCCTGGAACCACATTACCCTCTGTCGCGCAAGCCACGGCGGCCGCGCGTGCCGCGCTCGGTTTGGAGAAGGCGGATACGTTCGACCAAGTTAGCATTGGTGTCGCGTCGCCGGATACGATTCGCTCCTGGTCGCACGGGGAAGTCAAAAACCCTGAAACGATCAACTACCGCACGTTCAAGCCTGAAAAAGGCGGTCTGTTTTGTGAGCGTATTTTCGGTCCGGTGCGCGATTGGGAGTGCAATTGCGGCAAATACAAGCGCATCAAGCATCGCGGCGTGATCTGCGATCGTTGCGGCGTCGAGGTGACGCTGGCGCGTGTGCGCCGCGAACGTATGGGCCACATCGAATTAGCCGTGCCGGTAAGCCACATTTGGTTTTTCAAGTGCATGCCGTCGCGTATGGGCCTGATGCTGGACATGACGGCTCGCGACCTCGAGCGCGTGCTCTACTATGAAGACTACATGGTGGTGGATCCGGGCAAGACACCGCTGAAGGACAAGCAATTGCTCACCGAAATGGAGTACCGCGAAGCCCGTGAGCAATACGCCGATGGGTTCGCCGCCAAAATGGGCGCCGAGGCCGTGAAAGAGTCCCTGGCGAAAATTGACCTTCGCAAGCTCGCCCACGAGTTGGAACATCAGCTTGATGCGACCAAGAGCAAACAGATCCGCAAGAAGATCGCCAAGCGGTTGAAACTCACGAAAGGGTTTCTCAACTCGAAGATGCGTCCGGAATGGATGATCCTCGAAGTGTTGCCGGTGATTCCGCCGGATCTCCGTCCGCTGGTTCCGCTGGAAGGCGGACGTTTCGCCACCAGCGATCTGAACGATTTGTATCGCCGCGTTATCAATCGTAACAACCGCCTCAAGAACCTGCTGCAATTGCGCACACCCGACGTGATCATTCGCAACGAAAAGCGCATGTTGCAGGAAGCAGTGGACGCATTGCTCGACAACGGTCGCCACGGTCGGCCGGTTACGGGCGCGGGCAGCCGCTCGCTGAAGTCGCTGGCCGACATGCTCAAGGGCAAGCAGGGCCGTTTCCGCCAGAATTTGCTCGGCAAGCGCGTCGACTATTCGGGTCGATCGGTGATCGTCATCGGCCCCGAATTGAAGTTGAACCAATGCGGGCTGCCGAAGAAGATGGCGCTGGTGCTGTTCGAGCCGTTCATCATTCGTCGTTTGCGAGAAATGGGTTTGGTTCACACGATTCGTTCCGCGAAAAAACTCATTGAACGCCAGTCTCCCGAGGTCTGGGACATTCTCGAAGAAGTCAGCAAAGGACACCCCGTGTTGCTCAATCGGGCTCCCACATTGCATCGGTTATCCATCCAGGCATTCGAGCCACAACTCATCGAAGGCGATGCCATCCGTATTCACCCGCTGGTTTGTACCGCCTATAACGCGGATTTCGACGGCGACCAGATGGCCGTGCATGTGCCGCTGTCCGTCGAGGCGCAGATGGAAGCGCGGCTGCTCATGCTTGCGCCGAACAACATCTTTTCGCCTTCAAGCGGCAAGCCGATCACGACGCCGACGCAGGACATCGCCCTGGGGGTCTACTACCTCACGCACGGCGGCAAGAAGGATCGCGGCGGCGACGCCAAACGCCAAAAGTTGTTCTCAGATGCACAAGAGGTGTTCTTCTGCCATGACGAACGCGATGTGAAGATTCACGAGCACATACGCTTGAAGAATCCGGATTACGGCCGCCAAACGGTCTATGGCGATGCTGTGTCGAAGGTCATCGAGACGACAGTAGGGCGAGTGCTTTTTAACGAAATCTGGCCACCGGAACTTGGTTTCATTAACCGCTCGACCAACAAGTCGTCATTGGGCGAGATCATCTGGCAGTGCTACCGCACCGCGGGTCACCCAAAAACGGTCGAGGTCCTGGACAAGCTCAAGGCTCTCGGTTTTGAACACGCCACCCTGGCGGGAGTCTCCATCGGTATCGAAGACATGATCGTACCGAAGGAAAAGACGGTGGTGATCGAAGACGCGCTCAAGGACGTGGCCGATGTTGAGAAGCAATATCGCCGCGGCATCATTACGGACGGTGAACGCTACAACAAGATCATTGATATCTGGACGCACGCGACCGACAAGATTTCCAACATCATGTATGCCGCGATGGAACACAACGAAGGCCGCGCGGAGCTGAACCCGGTTTTCATGATGGTGGATAGCAAGGCCCGTGGCTCGCGCCAGCAGATTCGTCAGCTCGCGGGCATGCGTGGATTGATGGCCAAGCCGTCGGGTGAAATCATTGAACGACCGATCCTGTCGAATTTCCGTGAGGGGTTGAGCGTTCTGGAGTATTTCATTTCGACACACGGCGCGCGCAAGGGATTAGCGGACACCGCTCTTAAGACAGCCGACTCCGGCTATCTGACTCGCAAGCTCGTAGATGTGGCGCAGGATGTCATTGTTCTCGAAGAGGACTGTGGCACCGTCAACGGCATTTGGGTAAAGCCAATCTTTGAAGGTGAAGACGAAGTGGTCAGGTTGAGCGAGCGCATCATCGGCCGCATCGCGGCAGAAGACATCAGCGATCCCATCAGCAAGAAGAAGATCGTCAAGGCCAACACCGAAATTGACGAAGCCGCCGCGGAAGCGATCAATAAACTCGGTATTGAACGGATCAAGATTCGCTCGGTGCTCACGTGCGAATCGCGCCGTGGAGTGTGCGGGATGTGTTACGGACGTAATCTCGCCACCAGCAAGATGGTGAAGCTGGGTCAGGCGATCGGTATCATTGCCGCGCAGTCGATTGGCGAGCCCGGCACACAACTCACGATGCGCACATTCCACATTGGCGGCACTGCCAGCCAGGTCTTCAAACAGCCGCAAATCAAGGCTAAAAATGACGGTGTCCTTCACTACCAGGAAGTTCGCGCGGTCCAACGCGCAGAAGGTAATTGGGTCGTGCTGAATAAGAATGGCCAGGTCGTTGTCAGCAATGACGAAGGCCGCGAATTGGAGCGTTACTCAGTGGTTGTCGGGGCCGAGATTGCTGCCGCCGACGGTGGTCGTGTGAAGAAGGGCGACGTGTTCGTCCAGTGGGACCCGTACAATGTGCCGGTGCTTTCCGAAGTGGCTGGTACGGTCAAGTTCCACGATTTAATCGAGGGCATCACGGTCAAGCGTGAGCTCGACGAAGCGACGGGCCTGATGGGCACGGTTGTCATCGAGCACAAGGAAGACCTGCACCCGCAGGTGAATCTGGTGAACGCGGCCGACGAGGTGGTTGCCTTCTATGCGATTCCTGCAGGAGCCCATATCGTCGTCGAGGAAGGTAGCCGGATGGAGCCAGGGGCGCTTGTCGCGAAAACGCCACGAAAGGTTTTCAAGACGAAGGATATCACGGGTGGTCTGCCGCGTGTCGCGGAATTGTTCGAAGCCCGTCGGCCGAAGGACGCGGCTGAAATTGCCAAGATCGACGGCGTTGTCGATTTCGCCGGTACTGTTCGAGGCAAGCGTCGTATTATCGTGAAGGATCCCAAGACAGGCGCGGAAGAGGAGCATCTCATACCGCACTCGAAACACATCATCGTCTTCCGGGGCGACACGGTAAAGAAAGGCCAACAACTAACGGAAGGCCCGGTTGTACCACACGAAATACTTGAGGTTTGTGGTCCGCAGGACTTGCAAGAGTATCTCGTGAACGACGTGCAGGAAGTCTACCGTCTGCAGGGTGTGGAGATTAACGACAAGCACATCGAGATCATCGTCCGCCAGATGTTGCGCAAGGTGCGGATTGTGGATCCCGGAGACACGCGTTTTCTCTGGGGCGATCAGATCGACAAGGTAACGTTTGAAGAGGAGAACAAGCGCGTTGCGGAAGCGGGCGGCAAGCCGGCGGAAGCGCAGCCCGTTCTCCTCGGCATTACCAAGGCCTCGCTGGAGACCGAGTCGTTTATCAGCGCGGCATCGTTCCAGGACACCACGCGCGTGCTGACGGAAGCAGCGACGCTCGGACGAGTCGATCATCTGCGCGGCTTCAAGGAAAACGTGATCATGGGTCATCTTATCCCCGCAGGCACCGGATTCGGGGCGCTTCGCGGTGTGAAGTTGGTCCCACTGGCCGAGCCGGTGGAACAACCACGCGAGGAGAAACTCGAGCCTCAACCCGAGGAGGCAGTGATCTAA